From Alteromonas australica, one genomic window encodes:
- a CDS encoding acyl-CoA dehydrogenase: protein MSIRTSLKKVLPPISVTEQEALDAGDVWIESSIYQGKPDMQALRDIPQAKLSAEEQAFMDGPVSELLGMIDDFELNNGDHIPQDVLDFLGKNRFFSMIIPKKFGGLEFSPYANSTIVATIAAKSGAIAVTVMVPNSLGPGELLMHYGTNEQQDYWLPRLADGRDIPCFALTSPEAGSDAGAIPDAAIVTKGEYNGEEVLGLRVSWDKRYITLAPIATVLGLAFKVFDPEQLLGDKLELGITCALLPKSHPGVELGNRHDPMGVRFYNGTTRGQDVFIPMDFIIGGQKNIGRGWQMLVSCLGAGRGISLPAMGVATAQSAFKGTVEYSFVREQFGVPIGRFEGIQEKMADIAGKTFLLEAMRVLTTEGLGLGVKPSVVTAIAKYHMTELGRDVMNSAMDIQAGKAIQRGPQNTLAGGYAALPIAITVEGANILTRNLMIFGQGAMRCHPYLKDMVDLIHSNESSADKEFNKVLRKTVGFSVKNAFRSFGKGYLPFLRGSESALPEVRKYEKRVNSISAKLAPLADLSLAVLGGDLKKAELLSARLGDVMSYLYGAMAAIRFYEQRIEDRKLALPYFEYAMQWSLQQADQAIVNFINNFPNTPTRGLMRLLTNTYSNSVAGISDELVRELSMASMQDNSVKAQLTHLVRVSPGDGNDINEQAFKAKHAVAHLLGKVQKALRKEPVVPFISFEHALNKLQEKGVVNAQEAAQLHDYNEKRKLAVRVDEYTFDMELLPASQTLKAVDGGQNAA, encoded by the coding sequence ATGAGTATCAGAACTAGCTTAAAGAAAGTACTACCCCCAATTTCAGTCACAGAACAAGAAGCATTAGATGCTGGTGATGTCTGGATTGAATCTTCTATTTATCAGGGTAAGCCTGACATGCAGGCGCTTCGCGATATCCCGCAGGCAAAACTGAGTGCAGAAGAGCAGGCATTTATGGACGGCCCAGTGTCAGAATTACTGGGTATGATTGATGATTTCGAGTTAAACAACGGCGATCACATTCCTCAAGACGTTTTAGACTTCTTGGGTAAAAACCGTTTCTTCTCTATGATCATTCCAAAGAAATTTGGTGGACTAGAATTCAGCCCGTACGCGAACTCAACCATTGTTGCCACGATTGCAGCAAAGAGTGGCGCTATTGCGGTTACTGTAATGGTACCTAACTCGTTAGGCCCTGGTGAGCTTCTAATGCACTATGGCACAAATGAACAGCAAGATTACTGGCTTCCGCGCCTTGCCGATGGTCGTGACATTCCATGTTTCGCATTAACCAGCCCAGAAGCGGGTTCAGACGCTGGTGCTATTCCTGACGCCGCTATCGTGACGAAAGGCGAGTACAACGGTGAAGAAGTACTTGGTCTGCGAGTAAGTTGGGACAAGCGTTATATCACGCTAGCACCAATTGCTACGGTACTTGGTTTAGCATTTAAAGTATTCGATCCAGAGCAACTTCTTGGCGACAAATTAGAGCTGGGTATCACCTGTGCCCTATTACCTAAGTCTCACCCTGGTGTTGAGCTTGGTAACCGTCACGACCCCATGGGCGTACGTTTTTACAACGGTACAACCCGTGGTCAAGACGTGTTCATCCCAATGGACTTTATCATTGGCGGTCAAAAGAACATCGGTCGTGGTTGGCAGATGCTAGTAAGCTGTCTTGGTGCAGGTCGTGGTATTTCACTTCCAGCGATGGGCGTTGCAACGGCACAGTCTGCGTTTAAAGGTACAGTTGAGTATTCATTCGTTCGTGAACAATTCGGTGTGCCGATTGGTCGCTTCGAAGGTATTCAAGAGAAGATGGCAGACATTGCTGGTAAGACATTCTTACTTGAAGCTATGCGTGTTTTAACTACAGAAGGCTTAGGCTTAGGCGTTAAACCATCGGTTGTTACCGCTATTGCTAAGTATCACATGACCGAACTTGGCCGTGATGTAATGAACTCGGCGATGGATATTCAAGCAGGTAAAGCAATTCAACGTGGCCCGCAAAATACCCTTGCAGGCGGATATGCTGCACTTCCTATTGCCATTACGGTTGAAGGTGCAAACATCCTTACTCGTAACCTCATGATTTTCGGTCAAGGTGCAATGCGTTGTCACCCTTACTTGAAAGACATGGTTGACCTTATTCACAGCAACGAAAGTTCTGCTGATAAAGAATTCAACAAGGTACTACGTAAAACGGTTGGCTTTAGTGTTAAGAATGCATTCCGTAGTTTTGGTAAAGGTTACTTACCTTTCCTACGCGGTTCAGAGTCTGCATTGCCTGAAGTACGTAAGTACGAAAAGCGTGTAAACAGCATCTCAGCTAAATTAGCACCACTTGCTGACTTATCACTTGCCGTACTTGGCGGTGACCTTAAGAAGGCAGAGTTACTTTCAGCCCGTCTGGGTGATGTAATGAGTTACCTTTACGGTGCAATGGCAGCGATTCGTTTTTACGAGCAGCGCATTGAAGATCGTAAACTTGCACTACCGTATTTCGAATACGCCATGCAGTGGTCATTACAACAAGCGGATCAGGCAATTGTTAACTTCATCAACAATTTCCCGAACACGCCGACTCGCGGCCTAATGCGCTTACTGACCAACACCTACTCAAACAGTGTTGCAGGTATTAGTGATGAACTAGTTCGTGAATTGTCTATGGCATCTATGCAAGACAACAGTGTGAAAGCGCAACTTACTCACTTAGTTCGCGTTAGCCCAGGTGATGGTAACGACATTAACGAACAAGCGTTTAAAGCGAAGCACGCGGTAGCGCACCTACTTGGCAAAGTGCAAAAAGCGCTGCGCAAAGAGCCGGTTGTACCTTTCATCTCTTTTGAACATGCCCTTAATAAGCTTCAAGAGAAAGGTGTTGTGAACGCGCAAGAAGCAGCGCAACTTCACGATTACAACGAAAAACGTAAACTGGCCGTTCGCGTTGACGAGTATACGTTCGACATGGAATTGCTGCCAGCGTCGCAAACGTTAAAGGCTGTTGACGGCGGGCAAAACGCCGCGTAA
- a CDS encoding TonB-dependent receptor produces MKTQHTKSLITLAVCAAFSSSVIAQDNADVEQKNKEKFEQIVVTAAPGGATMQEASVSVSAFDESDIIKLAPRSTAEVFRALPGIRAESSGGGGNANITIRGIPLATGGSKFLQIHEDGLPVLEYGDINFGNADNFLRYDWSVANVEAIRGGSASTFASNSPGGVINMISNTGELGGGAIGTSFGVDYDEFRLDFRYGGEISDDLYYHIAGFARNGEGPRETGYNGDQGGQVKFNITKMLDNGHIRFYYKNLDDKVSTYLPSPVLVKGDGEYGAVPGYDASSQSLNSAYNTNISTFDAYGNAENRDVRDGIESKVSSFGVEVDLEVAENLYLLNKFRISDISGGFIAPFTDTFPEGPGDVSDFAASLCSSALDGDGNALNCDTTTVTLANGPDAGEVYTGEAFTNLQFDTRINDLGNMINDFSLRKEFDNGFDVTVGYYYSNQDIATSWSSWQTFIQTLDGSNSQLLTITNGDGVELVSNGLLSPSFLSWEWDLNYVTKAPYMNVGFELSDNILIDASVRYDTTEASGELISSCCGGNADYDINGNGVIEQIEDASATNSGFIYGGVINLNRAGASSQIVNYDASNTSYSVGGSYLLSDTQTFFARYSKGGRAIADRLLQISGTLNTDGSLTDTTSGYDTTKQLEVGFKYGTKDLMVNATLFDTVTEDTQAEVTSGLTFMREYEATGLEFEGRWTATDNIVVSGNLTWTDAEISKDVNNATLEGNTPRRQADWIWTITPEYVTDTWSVGASLQGSTEYYVQDNNDLKQDGYNLVNLFATYWVNDQFSVSLNVNNATDEFIITESEEGSAEVGSYIRARPLNGRTTVLSMKYMFD; encoded by the coding sequence ATGAAAACACAACACACTAAAAGTTTGATTACTCTTGCCGTATGCGCAGCGTTTTCTAGTTCAGTAATTGCTCAAGATAACGCTGACGTCGAACAAAAGAATAAAGAAAAATTTGAACAAATTGTGGTCACTGCCGCTCCTGGAGGTGCCACAATGCAAGAAGCTAGCGTCTCAGTAAGTGCCTTTGACGAAAGTGACATTATTAAACTTGCACCTCGTTCTACGGCAGAAGTGTTTCGCGCACTGCCGGGAATTCGTGCTGAATCTTCTGGCGGTGGCGGTAACGCCAATATTACTATCCGTGGTATTCCACTCGCCACTGGCGGTTCTAAGTTTCTTCAAATCCACGAAGATGGCTTGCCTGTGTTGGAGTACGGCGATATAAATTTTGGCAACGCGGATAACTTCTTACGTTATGACTGGTCAGTAGCCAATGTGGAAGCCATACGCGGGGGGTCTGCATCTACCTTCGCGAGTAACTCCCCTGGTGGTGTTATTAATATGATCAGTAATACCGGCGAGCTAGGTGGCGGTGCCATTGGGACGTCTTTTGGTGTTGATTACGATGAGTTTCGATTAGATTTTCGCTACGGTGGCGAGATTAGCGATGACTTGTACTATCACATTGCAGGTTTTGCCCGCAATGGGGAAGGCCCTCGGGAAACAGGCTACAATGGCGATCAAGGTGGCCAAGTTAAATTTAACATCACTAAGATGCTAGATAATGGTCATATACGTTTCTACTACAAAAACTTAGACGACAAAGTTTCTACTTATTTGCCTTCGCCTGTATTGGTTAAAGGCGATGGTGAATACGGCGCTGTGCCAGGATATGACGCAAGCTCTCAGTCATTGAATTCAGCGTACAACACCAACATCTCAACCTTTGATGCCTATGGCAATGCAGAAAACCGTGATGTCCGCGATGGTATTGAATCGAAAGTAAGCTCGTTCGGCGTTGAGGTGGATTTAGAGGTTGCTGAAAATCTTTACCTACTGAATAAGTTTAGAATCTCTGATATTTCGGGTGGCTTTATAGCCCCCTTCACCGACACTTTTCCAGAAGGGCCGGGTGATGTCTCAGATTTCGCCGCCTCACTGTGTAGCTCTGCACTTGATGGTGATGGTAATGCGTTGAATTGTGACACAACGACAGTCACCTTGGCTAACGGGCCAGATGCAGGGGAAGTTTATACAGGTGAAGCCTTTACGAACTTGCAATTTGATACCCGCATTAACGACTTAGGTAACATGATCAATGACTTTAGTTTACGCAAAGAATTTGATAATGGCTTTGATGTCACTGTAGGTTACTACTACTCAAATCAAGACATTGCAACAAGCTGGTCAAGCTGGCAAACCTTTATTCAAACCCTTGATGGCAGTAACTCGCAGTTACTCACTATTACCAATGGTGATGGCGTAGAACTGGTTTCAAATGGCTTGTTATCGCCGAGCTTTCTATCATGGGAATGGGATTTAAACTATGTGACCAAAGCACCCTACATGAACGTGGGATTTGAACTGTCTGATAACATTCTTATTGATGCATCTGTACGCTACGATACAACAGAGGCGTCAGGTGAATTAATATCCTCTTGTTGTGGTGGGAACGCTGATTACGATATTAATGGTAATGGCGTGATTGAACAAATTGAAGATGCCTCGGCGACAAACAGTGGCTTCATATACGGCGGTGTTATTAACTTAAATCGCGCTGGTGCCAGTTCACAGATTGTAAACTACGATGCCAGTAACACGTCATACTCTGTAGGAGGCTCATACCTATTGAGCGACACCCAAACCTTCTTTGCGCGCTACTCAAAAGGTGGCCGTGCTATCGCAGATAGATTGCTACAAATTAGTGGCACGCTAAACACAGATGGAAGCTTAACTGACACGACCTCTGGCTACGATACGACTAAGCAACTAGAAGTCGGTTTCAAATACGGCACCAAAGACCTGATGGTTAACGCAACCTTATTTGATACGGTAACAGAAGATACTCAGGCAGAAGTCACCAGTGGACTGACCTTTATGCGTGAATATGAAGCGACGGGTCTTGAGTTTGAAGGGCGTTGGACTGCAACAGATAATATCGTTGTGTCAGGTAACCTCACCTGGACAGATGCTGAAATTAGTAAGGACGTAAATAATGCGACACTGGAGGGCAATACGCCTCGTCGTCAAGCTGATTGGATTTGGACCATTACACCTGAATACGTGACTGACACCTGGTCTGTCGGTGCGTCATTACAAGGTTCGACTGAATATTACGTGCAAGATAACAATGACCTGAAGCAAGACGGTTACAACCTGGTTAATCTATTTGCCACTTATTGGGTTAACGACCAATTTTCAGTGTCATTAAACGTGAACAATGCAACTGATGAGTTCATTATTACTGAGTCTGAAGAAGGGTCGGCTGAAGTGGGAAGCTATATCCGTGCTCGCCCACTCAACGGACGCACCACGGTATTGTCGATGAAGTACATGTTTGATTAA
- a CDS encoding putative bifunctional diguanylate cyclase/phosphodiesterase, whose amino-acid sequence MHRDLVDMLVGNIFTGLAMTLIAFSGLVFGFQNEEGHDVKVLLWGVMVCLSVCRLTHGIYWHIKLKGSHYNPKSVEALFAIGLYLTGAVWAAYSLMLFNTMTTIELASTMVVLAAMAGGAASVLAPNKWIVTYYCTALLLPMSLCALLDNERSIIVLGILGVVFWVGILTNSLGTHRFIVNTVRLREHNNDLMEQLVSDRQETAKVNEMLRETNAQLDDANANLEQQVEKRTQDIFRLSNRDPLTDLLNRNGFLKHLNALLDTSKALGNNLAILFIDLDGFKQVNDSLGHKVGDIVLAEIATRLTKYCEKDHLARWGGDEFVVVVPYATVDTAVAVAHAMRSGVTLPIIASDNQVTLDATIGIAIYPQHGKDALSLIQQADLTMYDQKRSQRGTVGVFSEVLHEQIRQEQYLCEHLRHAIARSEMSVHYQPIMCSQQQRISSVEALLRWEHQGEQISPTDFIPLAERSGLIIDIGTWVLNRACIDASQWNFENSIAVSVNVSINQLIDDTFISILQRALDTSSLSPSLLHLEITESVFAKNEKAVATQLAAIKALGVKISIDDFGTGYSSLSRLASMPCDFVKIDRSFVQNTSEGSDTIMRATMLIAQEFGCKTIAEGIETNTQMLHIKSLGVNYFQGFYYAKPMQSSDLITWYNENY is encoded by the coding sequence ATGCACCGTGATTTAGTGGATATGTTGGTAGGAAACATATTTACTGGCCTAGCCATGACCTTAATTGCCTTCTCAGGGCTAGTATTTGGCTTTCAAAATGAAGAAGGACACGATGTAAAAGTTCTACTTTGGGGCGTGATGGTTTGCCTCTCTGTATGTCGCTTAACCCATGGTATCTATTGGCACATAAAGCTAAAAGGCAGCCATTACAACCCTAAGTCGGTAGAGGCACTATTTGCTATAGGTTTATACCTCACGGGGGCGGTGTGGGCGGCTTACTCCTTAATGCTTTTTAATACCATGACCACTATTGAGCTCGCCTCCACTATGGTGGTTTTAGCTGCCATGGCCGGTGGCGCTGCGTCAGTATTAGCCCCAAATAAGTGGATAGTGACTTACTATTGCACAGCCTTGTTGCTTCCCATGTCGCTATGTGCACTTCTCGACAATGAGCGAAGTATTATTGTATTAGGTATATTAGGTGTGGTTTTTTGGGTGGGAATACTCACTAATTCATTAGGCACCCATCGATTTATTGTTAATACCGTTCGGCTAAGAGAGCACAATAACGACTTAATGGAACAGCTCGTTTCCGATCGACAGGAAACAGCAAAAGTTAATGAAATGTTGAGAGAAACGAATGCTCAACTCGATGACGCAAATGCAAATTTAGAACAGCAGGTTGAGAAAAGAACACAAGACATATTTCGCCTATCGAACCGCGACCCTCTCACCGACTTACTGAATAGAAACGGTTTTTTAAAACACCTAAACGCCCTTTTAGATACATCAAAAGCGCTAGGAAATAACCTGGCCATACTATTTATAGACTTAGATGGCTTTAAGCAGGTGAATGACAGCTTAGGTCACAAAGTTGGGGATATTGTCTTGGCTGAAATTGCTACCCGGCTTACCAAATATTGCGAAAAAGATCACCTTGCCCGATGGGGAGGCGATGAATTTGTTGTGGTGGTTCCTTATGCCACTGTTGATACCGCAGTGGCCGTGGCGCATGCCATGCGTAGTGGCGTTACCCTGCCTATCATTGCATCGGACAATCAAGTCACTTTAGACGCCACCATTGGCATAGCCATTTACCCCCAACACGGCAAAGACGCGCTTTCGTTAATTCAGCAAGCTGACTTAACAATGTACGATCAAAAGCGAAGCCAACGAGGCACCGTTGGTGTCTTTAGCGAAGTTTTACACGAGCAAATTAGGCAAGAACAATATCTGTGCGAACACTTACGCCATGCTATTGCCAGAAGCGAAATGTCGGTTCACTATCAACCCATCATGTGTTCACAACAACAACGCATTAGCTCTGTAGAAGCCCTGTTGAGATGGGAACACCAAGGCGAGCAAATTTCTCCCACTGATTTCATTCCCTTAGCCGAACGTAGCGGTTTAATTATAGATATAGGAACCTGGGTGCTCAACCGTGCCTGTATAGATGCCTCTCAGTGGAATTTTGAAAACTCAATTGCGGTTTCGGTCAACGTCTCTATCAATCAACTTATCGATGATACATTTATTTCTATATTGCAACGCGCACTCGACACCTCGTCGCTCTCCCCTTCTCTCTTGCACCTGGAAATCACTGAAAGTGTATTCGCAAAAAACGAAAAGGCCGTGGCAACTCAGTTGGCTGCCATAAAAGCGTTGGGGGTAAAGATTTCAATAGATGATTTTGGGACAGGGTATTCTTCATTGAGTCGTCTCGCGTCTATGCCTTGCGACTTTGTAAAAATTGATCGTTCATTTGTGCAGAATACCAGTGAAGGTAGTGATACTATTATGCGCGCTACTATGCTCATTGCCCAAGAATTTGGCTGTAAGACAATAGCGGAAGGCATAGAAACCAACACCCAAATGCTACATATAAAAAGCTTAGGTGTTAACTATTTCCAAGGTTTTTACTACGCAAAGCCTATGCAATCGAGCGATCTTATAACTTGGTATAACGAAAACTACTAA
- a CDS encoding thymidine kinase yields the protein MAQLYFYYSAMNAGKSTSLLQSAYNYRERGMHSLIYTASLDDRYGIGKVTSRIGLQADAKLYSKDVDLYAAISEDHNKQKLDCVFIDEAQFLTKQQVRQLVDVVDELRIPVLAYGLRTDFLGETFEGSHYLLAWADKLFELKTVCHCGRKANFVVRLDENGKAVTAGDQVQIGGNDRYESMCRRHFKALVWQ from the coding sequence ATGGCTCAACTTTATTTTTATTACTCTGCGATGAACGCAGGCAAATCTACTTCGCTACTTCAATCAGCATATAATTACCGCGAACGGGGTATGCACTCACTTATCTATACTGCATCCTTAGACGACAGATATGGGATTGGAAAAGTTACATCACGCATTGGCTTACAAGCAGATGCTAAGCTTTACAGCAAAGACGTCGACTTGTACGCCGCTATCAGTGAAGATCATAACAAACAAAAGCTAGATTGCGTGTTCATTGACGAAGCGCAATTTCTCACTAAACAACAGGTTCGTCAGCTAGTGGACGTGGTAGACGAGCTTAGAATTCCAGTGTTGGCCTACGGTCTACGTACCGATTTCCTAGGTGAAACCTTTGAAGGTAGCCACTATTTACTGGCTTGGGCTGATAAACTTTTTGAATTGAAAACCGTGTGTCACTGCGGTAGAAAAGCGAATTTTGTGGTGCGCTTAGATGAAAATGGAAAGGCGGTGACGGCTGGCGACCAAGTGCAAATTGGCGGTAATGACCGTTACGAGTCTATGTGTAGGCGCCACTTTAAAGCCCTAGTATGGCAATAG
- a CDS encoding LacI family DNA-binding transcriptional regulator, with translation MNKNKLTLKDVALQLGVSTATISNAFNRPDQLSAARREAILAECEKIGYTGPNKAAQILRKGRSNIVALILADSIAYTVSDPVASTFIKGVSRVLQQQGKHLLLYAGDSESILDVVDFVDGFICYGAPRNPKLAEEVVRQTKPAITVDFNIDGLPSINIDNEKAAYEVASQAIANDDHVAILGLRLIDSPSTCRIYDSPLIEVESSISHRRLDGYIRAIEEKGLIIENDWIWHIPESDRSFAKQAAKEVLHSSPRPNTVLCMSDIIALELLQSALSLGIKVPEELKITGFDGIEEAERTRPNLTTVCQASDKKGEMAATALLESRDKDEILPFEIKRGETF, from the coding sequence ATGAACAAAAATAAGCTTACCCTTAAAGATGTGGCCTTGCAGTTAGGTGTGTCCACCGCCACGATTTCAAATGCGTTTAATCGCCCTGATCAGCTCTCCGCGGCACGACGAGAAGCTATCCTCGCTGAATGTGAAAAAATAGGCTATACGGGCCCGAATAAAGCCGCGCAAATTCTACGCAAAGGTCGCTCTAATATTGTTGCCCTTATTCTGGCAGACAGCATTGCCTATACGGTGAGTGACCCTGTGGCCAGTACCTTCATTAAAGGGGTTTCTCGGGTCTTGCAACAGCAAGGCAAGCATTTACTCCTGTATGCGGGAGATTCTGAGTCTATTCTAGATGTGGTTGACTTTGTTGATGGGTTTATCTGTTACGGCGCACCAAGAAACCCCAAATTAGCGGAAGAAGTGGTTAGGCAAACTAAGCCTGCCATAACGGTAGATTTCAATATTGATGGCTTGCCGTCTATCAATATTGATAATGAAAAAGCCGCCTACGAGGTTGCCTCTCAAGCCATTGCCAATGATGATCATGTTGCTATTTTAGGGTTACGCCTTATCGATTCTCCAAGCACGTGTCGAATCTATGACAGCCCACTTATCGAAGTTGAATCCTCAATATCACACCGTCGTTTAGACGGCTATATTCGCGCCATTGAAGAAAAAGGGCTGATCATTGAAAATGATTGGATATGGCATATCCCAGAGAGTGACAGAAGCTTTGCAAAACAGGCTGCCAAAGAAGTATTACATAGCAGCCCACGGCCTAATACGGTGTTGTGCATGAGTGATATTATTGCGCTTGAGCTGTTACAAAGCGCACTTTCCCTGGGCATAAAGGTACCAGAAGAACTAAAAATCACCGGCTTTGATGGTATCGAAGAGGCGGAACGGACACGCCCCAATCTGACTACTGTTTGCCAAGCGAGTGACAAAAAAGGTGAAATGGCCGCCACTGCGTTATTGGAAAGTCGCGATAAAGACGAAATACTGCCGTTTGAAATAAAACGGGGAGAAACCTTCTAA
- the upp gene encoding uracil phosphoribosyltransferase, with translation MAVHEITHPLIAHKLGLMRNAKISSKDFRELASEVGNLLTYEATRTLPTERAVIKSWSGDEVEVKQIKGKKITVVPILRAGLGMLEGVLELIPNAKISVVGLYRDEETLQPVAYFDKVVKNIDERTALIVDPMLATGGTLIATIDLLKKKGCTKILGLFLVAAPEGIKAVIDAHPDIEIFTAAIDERLNEKGYILPGLGDAGDKIFGTR, from the coding sequence ATGGCCGTTCATGAAATTACTCACCCGCTTATTGCACACAAATTGGGTTTGATGAGAAACGCGAAAATTAGCAGCAAAGACTTTCGCGAATTAGCCTCGGAAGTGGGTAATTTGCTTACTTACGAAGCCACCCGAACGCTGCCTACGGAGCGTGCTGTGATAAAAAGCTGGTCAGGTGACGAAGTAGAAGTAAAACAAATTAAAGGTAAGAAAATTACCGTCGTCCCTATTTTACGTGCGGGTCTAGGTATGCTTGAAGGCGTATTGGAGTTAATTCCTAATGCGAAGATTAGTGTGGTGGGGCTTTATCGTGATGAAGAGACGCTTCAACCTGTTGCCTATTTTGATAAGGTTGTGAAGAATATTGATGAACGTACCGCGCTTATTGTCGACCCCATGTTGGCCACAGGTGGCACACTTATCGCGACCATTGATTTGTTGAAAAAGAAAGGGTGTACCAAAATACTGGGTTTATTTTTGGTCGCCGCTCCAGAAGGGATAAAAGCGGTCATTGATGCCCATCCTGATATTGAGATATTTACCGCAGCCATTGATGAGCGGTTAAATGAGAAAGGCTATATTTTACCTGGGCTAGGTGACGCTGGAGATAAAATCTTTGGAACCCGTTAG
- a CDS encoding XRE family transcriptional regulator, translating to MRELTLGEIRKQHRVKQEVVALALCVTASGVSKLESKRIQDVPLHRAAAYLAAVGGSLKVEVTLPDGGTVSVDGNTSA from the coding sequence ATGAGAGAATTAACATTAGGCGAGATCAGAAAGCAGCACAGAGTCAAGCAAGAGGTCGTGGCGCTGGCGCTTTGCGTTACCGCATCGGGTGTAAGCAAACTTGAGTCTAAACGTATTCAAGACGTACCGCTTCACCGGGCAGCTGCCTATTTAGCGGCGGTAGGGGGAAGTTTAAAGGTTGAGGTAACCTTGCCTGATGGTGGCACGGTGAGTGTTGACGGAAATACGTCAGCTTGA
- a CDS encoding WbuC family cupin fold metalloprotein produces MADVKLFDSDVFSSLKRDAELSPRRRANYNVHEHYDDVVQRLFIAMMPDSYVRPHRHTQAHKWEFFMVLEGSIDILFFDDDGCLTKRVTLQAGGECCGLQIPPLTWHATVCDAPVIFMEVKQGPYDANEDKGFADWAPQEGSREVTQFLGKLKHAKIGTSFFPIKG; encoded by the coding sequence ATGGCAGACGTGAAACTGTTCGACAGCGATGTTTTTTCATCCCTTAAAAGAGACGCCGAGTTAAGCCCCCGAAGACGCGCAAATTATAACGTTCATGAGCATTACGATGACGTGGTTCAACGCTTGTTTATAGCAATGATGCCTGACTCCTACGTCCGCCCGCATAGGCATACGCAAGCCCATAAATGGGAGTTTTTCATGGTGCTGGAAGGGAGTATCGATATTCTGTTTTTCGATGATGACGGATGCCTAACAAAGCGTGTTACCTTGCAAGCGGGAGGAGAATGTTGTGGGTTACAAATACCGCCTTTAACATGGCATGCCACTGTATGTGATGCGCCAGTGATATTTATGGAAGTTAAGCAAGGGCCCTATGATGCCAACGAAGACAAAGGCTTTGCTGACTGGGCACCTCAAGAGGGAAGTCGTGAGGTTACCCAATTTTTAGGCAAACTAAAACATGCGAAAATAGGCACTTCCTTTTTTCCCATCAAGGGTTAG
- a CDS encoding DUF2780 domain-containing protein gives MKYLSPLILTAALAVTPQSHAEGWLDSVKDFFGISEQTENGPSIQAMVAAVSDSVGITETQAEGGLASIFNYAQNNLSAEQLTQLAQSLPGLDELVEQVPDVSQVTSSGALGGLLDKAASYSEQLQSVNELKKQFDALGLDTQQIMQIVEGAKAYLDTEEGQQVKSLLSDGLTKLNF, from the coding sequence ATGAAATATTTATCACCGCTTATCTTAACAGCAGCCTTGGCTGTCACCCCACAAAGTCATGCAGAGGGTTGGTTAGATTCGGTAAAAGACTTTTTCGGTATTTCTGAACAAACCGAGAACGGTCCAAGCATTCAGGCGATGGTGGCGGCAGTAAGTGATAGCGTAGGTATCACAGAAACACAAGCAGAGGGTGGATTAGCATCAATTTTCAATTATGCGCAAAACAATCTGTCTGCAGAGCAACTCACGCAACTCGCACAGTCCTTACCTGGCCTTGATGAACTAGTAGAGCAGGTTCCCGATGTTAGCCAGGTAACCTCTTCTGGCGCGTTAGGCGGATTGCTAGACAAAGCCGCGAGTTACAGTGAACAGCTTCAGTCCGTCAATGAGCTTAAAAAACAGTTTGACGCCTTAGGCTTAGACACTCAGCAAATTATGCAGATTGTTGAAGGGGCTAAAGCCTACCTTGATACTGAAGAAGGGCAGCAGGTAAAATCACTTTTATCTGACGGGCTAACGAAGCTTAATTTTTAA